A part of Ziziphus jujuba cultivar Dongzao chromosome 8, ASM3175591v1 genomic DNA contains:
- the LOC107413397 gene encoding oxoglutarate-dependent flavonoid 7-O-demethylase 1, with protein MDRNNVKVENGGTKVDKEVGWGKYLPVPNVQEMVKYDSESVPERYIKEYQGRPIDSTFSPGILDNIPVINFSLLVSGDGDELRKLDSACKEWGFCQLINHGVELEVEVLNNMKAAVAAFFDLPLDEKKKYAMAENDVQGYGQSICGFRTSKTGLV; from the exons ATGGATAGAAATAATGTAAAAGTTGAAAATGGAGGCACAAAGGTAGATAAGGAAGTGGGTTGGGGAAAATATTTACCCGTACCAAATGTCCAAGAGATGGTGAAGTATGATTCTGAGAGTGTTCCTGaaagatatataaaagaataccAAGGCAGGCCAATAGATTCCACCTTCTCTCCCGGTATATTGGACAATATTCCAGTCATAAATTTCTCCTTGCTTGTTAGTGGTGATGGAGATGAGCTACGCAAGCTAGATTCTGCTTGCAAGGAGTGGGGTTTCTGCCAG cTGATAAACCATGGTGTGGAACTGGAAGTAGAGGTTTTAAACAATATGAAGGCTGCTGTGGCAGCATTTTTTGATCTCCCACTTGACGAGAAAAAGAAGTATGCAATGGCAGAGAATGATGTTCAAGGATATGGCCAAAGCATATGTGGTTTCCGAACATCAAAAACTGGATTGGTGTGA